In Amyelois transitella isolate CPQ chromosome 5, ilAmyTran1.1, whole genome shotgun sequence, one DNA window encodes the following:
- the LOC106131852 gene encoding sodium- and chloride-dependent GABA transporter ine isoform X2, with protein sequence MASNLLSVKEKYFLVRPPDEDTASHETCEEEEEDEEDPHLKPRRPFWANKIQFVLACVGYSVGLGNVWRFPYLCYKSGGGAFLIPYFIILLVCGVPMLFMELAVGQYTAHGPIGALSQICPLFKGAGLASVVISFLMSTYYAVIIAWAIYYFFTSFKSEVPWASCSNRWNTPQCWVPHHNITKPNGSQTPTEQFFEKKVLSMSDGIEWPGGMRWELAACLVCAWLLVYFALWKSIKSSAKVRYITTTLPFLLIIVFLGRSLTLEGADKGLRFFFKPEWELLKQSRPWVNAASQIFNSIGIAFGSMIMFASYNRFDNNFLHDTLAVSLINAVTSLIVGIFTFATIGNIAFEQNTSVKDVIADSPGLLFVVYPQAIAKMPASQLWAVLFFFMFLCLGLNSQFAIVEVVVTSIQDGFPDMIRKKLVYHELLVLCVCVISLFFGLPHIIHSGIYVFQLMDYYAASLSITYLAFFEVVAIAWFYGVGRLSRNIKQMTGRYPSFYFRFCWLLATPALLLGLWVASLVDYTPPSYRQYQYPVWAQVLGWTIASLSLLCIPVYAVVMVIRSPGDNLREKLRNSIRPASICDCGVNGCDICGSESEPPDDKPNIN encoded by the exons GCCACCAGATGAAGATACAGCATCACATGAGACATGCGAGGAAGAGGAAGAAGACGAAGAAGATCCACATTTGAAGCCACGAAGGCCATTTTGGGCCAATAAAATCCAATTTGTGTTGGCGTGTGTTGGATACTCCGTAGGTCTAGGCAACGTGTGGCGTTTTCCGTACCTGTGCTACAAAAGTGGCGGTG GTGCTTTTCTCATACCTTACTTTATAATTCTCCTCGTGTGTGGCGTCCCAATGCTGTTCATGGAGTTAGCTGTGGGGCAGTACACAGCACATGGGCCAATCGGTGCCCTGTCTCAAATATGTCCGCTCTTCAAAG gtGCCGGCCTAGCAAGTGTGGTGATCTCGTTCCTCATGTCTACGTACTACGCTGTGATAATTGCATGGGCAATCTACTACTTTTTTACATCGTTTAAATCAGAAGTACCATGGGCCAGTTGCTCTAACCGCTGGAACACTCCTCAGTGCTGGGTGCCGCATCACAACATTACCAAACCCAATGGATCTCAGACACCCACCGAACAATTCTTCGA GAAAAAGGTCTTAAGCATGAGTGATGGTATTGAGTGGCCCGGTGGCATGCGATGGGAACTGGCGGCTTGCTTAGTCTGTGCTTGGCTTTTGGTCTACTTTGCCCTATGGAAAAGCATCAAATCTTCAGCCAAAGTCAGATACATCACCACCACATTACCTTTTCTTCTGATCATAGTTTTTCTTGGCCGTTCTCTAACACTGGAAGGTGCAGACAAGGGACtgcgattttttttcaaaccgGAGTGGGAATTGTTAAAACAATCCAGGCCTTGGGTTAATGCAGCATCACAAATCTTCAATTCAATTGGGATAGCTTTTGGGTCGATGATAATGTTCGCTTCATATAACCGATTCGACAACAACTTCCTCCACGATACATTGGCAGTCTCTCTTATCAACGCCGTCACCAGCCTCATCGTAGGGATATTTACCTTTGCTACTATCGGGAACATAGCATTTGAACAAAACACGAGTGTAAAGGATGTTATTGCTGACA gTCCCGGACTGCTATTTGTCGTGTATCCACAAGCTATAGCAAAAATGCCAGCTTCGCAATTATGGGCAGTGCTCTTTTTCTTTATGTTCCTTTGTCTCGGTTTGAACAGTCAG TTCGCTATAGTGGAAGTGGTCGTAACCTCAATTCAAGATGGCTTCCCCGATATGATTCGAAAGAAATTGGTATACCACGAGTTATTGGTGCTGTGTGTTTGCGTTATATCACTTTTCTTTGGCCTGCCCCATATCATACACAGCGGCATATACGTGTTCCAGCTAATGGACTACTATGCTGCCTCCCTCAGTATTACATATCTTGCCTTCTTTGAAGTTGTGGCTATTGCATGGTTCTATGGAGTTGGACGACTATCCCGAAACATAAAGCAAATGACAG GTCGTTATCCGTCATTTTACTTCCGATTCTGCTGGCTTCTGGCTACACCTGCACTACTATTGGGTCTATGGGTAGCCAGCTTGGTAGACTACACGCCACCGAGCTACCGTCAGTACCAATACCCTGTTTGGGCACAGGTTCTGGGCTGGACCATTGCTTCGCTATCACTTTTATGCATACCAGTTTATGCAGTAGTCATGGTGATACGATCGCCAGGTGACAACTTGAGGGAG AAACTACGTAACTCCATCCGTCCAGCGTCAATATGCGACTGTGGTGTAAATGGATGCGATATTTGTGGATCCGAGTCTGAACCGCCCGACGACAAACCTAACATCAACTag